The Streptomyces nigra genome includes the window GACGACCTTCGGCGCGTTCGTCTCGCTGCTGCCCGGCAAGGACGGTCTGCTGCACATCTCGCAGATCCGCAAGCTCGCCGGCGGCAAGCGCGTGGAGAACGTCGAGGACGTCGTCGGCGTGGGCCAGAAGGTCCAGGTCGAGATCGCCGAGATCGACTCCCGCGGCAAGCTCTCCCTCATCCCCGTGATCGAGGGCGAAGAGGACTCCGCCGACCAGAAGGACGACGCCGACAAGTGACGTCGATCAGCTCCACGACGACGGCCCGCACCTCCTCGGAGGCGCGGGCCGTCGCCCGTACCCAAACCCTGATCAAGGGCCGCAACGGCATCGGCACGGTCCGCAAGACCACCCTCCCCGGCGGCCTGCGCATCGTCACCGAGACCCTGCCCTCGGTGCGCTCCGCGACCTTCGGCATCTGGGCCCACGTCGGCTCCCGCGACGAGACGCCCACGCTGAACGGCGCCACTCACTATCTGGAACACCTGCTGTTCAAGGGCACCGACCGCAGGTCCGCCCTGGACATCTCGGCCGCGATCGACGCGGTCGGCGGCGAGATGAACGCCTTCACGGCCAAGGAGTACACGTGCTACTACGCACGCGTGCTCGACGCCGACCTGCCGCTCGCCATCGACGTCGTCTGCGACATGCTGACGGGCTCGCTGATCCGTGAGGAGGACGTCGACGTCGAGCGCGGCGCCATCCTCGAAGAGATCGCGATGACCGAGGACGACCCGGGCGACTGTGTGCACGACCTGTTCGCGCACACCATGTTCGGCGACAACCCCCTCGGCCGCCCCGTCCTCGGCACCGTCGACACGGTCAACGCGCTCACCGCGGACCGCATACGGCGCTTCTACAGGAAGCACTACGACCCGACACACCTGGTCGTGGCCGCCGCGGGCAACGTCGACCACCAGAAGGTCGTCCGGCAGGTCCGCGCCGCGTTCGAGAAGGCGGGCGCCTTCAAGGACCCGGCCGCCACCCCCGTCGCCCCGCGCGACGGACGGCGGTCCATCCGGGCGGCCGGCCGCGTCGAACTGGTCGGCCGCAAGACCGAGCAGGCCCATGTCGTCCTCGGCATGCCCGGCCTGGCCCGCACCGACGAGCGCCGCTGGGCGCTCGGCGTCCTCAACACCGCCCTCGGCGGCGGCATGTCCTCCCGGCTCTTCCAGGAGGTCCGCGAGAAGCGCGGCCTGGCCTACAGCGTGTACTCGTACACCTCCGGCTTCGCCGACTGCGGACTGTTCGGGGTGTACGCGGGCTGTCGGCCCTCGCAGGTCCACGACGTGCTGAAGATCTGCCGGGACGAGCTCGACCAGGTCGCCGAGCACGGTCTGTCCGACGACGAGATCGACCGCGCCATCGGCCAGCTCCGCGGCTCCACGGTCCTCGGCCTGGAGGACACCGGCGCGCTGATGAACCGTATCGGCAAGAGCGAGCTGTGCTGGGGCGAGCAGATGTCCGTCGACGACATGCTGTCCCACATCGCGGCCGTGACCCCCGACGACGTGCGCGCGGTCGCCCGCGACATCCTGGGCGTACGGCCCTCGCCGTCGGTCATCGGCCCGCTGAAGGACAAGCAGGCGGCCCGGCTGCACGACGCCGTCGCCTGACCATCCCCCGGTTGAAGGAAGCACAGAAGATGAGCAAGCTGCGCGTGGCGGTCCTCGGCGCCAAGGGCCGGATCGGCTCCGAGGCGGTACGGGCGGTCGAGGCCGCCGAGGACATGGAGCTGGTCGCCGCCCTGAGCCGGGGCGACAAGCTGGAGACCCTGGCGGAGACCGGCGCCGAGGTGGCCGTCGAACTCACCACGCCCGACTCGGTGATGGCCAACCTGGAGTACTGCGTCGGCCACGGCATCCACGCCGTCGTCGGCACGACCGGCTGGACCGACGAGCGCCTCGCGCGGCTGCGGGGCTGGCTCGACGCCTCGCCGACGACGGGCGTGCTCATCGCGCCGAACTTCTCCATCGGCGCCGTCCTGACGATGAAGTTCGCGCAGATCGCCGCGCCCTACTTCGAGTCCGTCGAGGTCGTCGAACTGCACCACCCGAAGAAGGTCGACGCCCCCTCCGGCACCGCCACGCGCACCGCACAGCTCATCGCCGAGGCGCGCCGGGCCGCCGGCACCGCACCGGCTCCGGACGCCACGGAGACCGCCCTGGACGGCGCCCGCGGCGCCAACGTCGACGGGGTGCCCGTCCACGCGGTCCGGCTGCGCGGCCTGCTCGCCCACCAGGAGGTCCTCCTCGGCGGCGAGGGCGAGACCCTCACCGTCCGCCACGACTCCCTGCACCACAGCAGCTTCATGCCGGGCATCCTGCTCGGCGCGCGGC containing:
- a CDS encoding M16 family metallopeptidase, which gives rise to MTSISSTTTARTSSEARAVARTQTLIKGRNGIGTVRKTTLPGGLRIVTETLPSVRSATFGIWAHVGSRDETPTLNGATHYLEHLLFKGTDRRSALDISAAIDAVGGEMNAFTAKEYTCYYARVLDADLPLAIDVVCDMLTGSLIREEDVDVERGAILEEIAMTEDDPGDCVHDLFAHTMFGDNPLGRPVLGTVDTVNALTADRIRRFYRKHYDPTHLVVAAAGNVDHQKVVRQVRAAFEKAGAFKDPAATPVAPRDGRRSIRAAGRVELVGRKTEQAHVVLGMPGLARTDERRWALGVLNTALGGGMSSRLFQEVREKRGLAYSVYSYTSGFADCGLFGVYAGCRPSQVHDVLKICRDELDQVAEHGLSDDEIDRAIGQLRGSTVLGLEDTGALMNRIGKSELCWGEQMSVDDMLSHIAAVTPDDVRAVARDILGVRPSPSVIGPLKDKQAARLHDAVA
- the dapB gene encoding 4-hydroxy-tetrahydrodipicolinate reductase gives rise to the protein MSKLRVAVLGAKGRIGSEAVRAVEAAEDMELVAALSRGDKLETLAETGAEVAVELTTPDSVMANLEYCVGHGIHAVVGTTGWTDERLARLRGWLDASPTTGVLIAPNFSIGAVLTMKFAQIAAPYFESVEVVELHHPKKVDAPSGTATRTAQLIAEARRAAGTAPAPDATETALDGARGANVDGVPVHAVRLRGLLAHQEVLLGGEGETLTVRHDSLHHSSFMPGILLGARRVVTTPGLTFGLEHFLDLS